Sequence from the Gloeocapsopsis dulcis genome:
AACCAAATTGCATTACAAACTAACGTTTTAGCTATTAACGCTAGCATAGAGGCAAATCGTGCAGGTGAAGAAGGTCGAGGTTTTGCTTTGGTAGCAGAAGAAATTGGCGAACTAGCATCGCAATCAAGTACAGCAACAAAAGAAATTGAACAAATTGTCGAAAACATTCAACGTGAAACTGTTGAAGTTGCCCATGCTATGGAACTTGGGACAAATCAAGTTATTGAAGGAACTAACTTAGTTGAAGATACGAAGAAAAACCTGAAGAAGATTTTTGATAGTTCGCGCCAAATTGATCAACTAGTCCAATCAATTTCTCACGCGACAATTGCTCAAGCTCAAACTTCACAACAAGTCACCCAATTAATCAAAGAAATTGCCATAAATTCTGAGCAAACAGCAGATTCTGCACGACAAGTTTCAGGATCTTTACAAAAAACTACGACTGTAGCACGACAGTTACAAGCTTCCGTTGATGCCTTTAAAGTTGATGATGAAAGTTAAACTTTCATTTTATTTTCAGCGATGTTAATCACATGGTAAAGGATAAAGAACTAGAAATCCGGCTTTCATTTCTTGAGGAAGCTCAAGATTATTTAAACACGATTGAAACCGGCATCATGGTTGCGACCGCACAGCAAGATCGCCAACAGATGGATGCAGTACTCCGTGCTGCACATTCCATTAAAGGTGGTGCGGCGATGATGGGATTTCCCATATTAAGCGATCTGGCTCATCGCTTAGAAGATTTTTTCAAGGTTTTAAAAACACAACAACTGTTAGTTGATGCAGAGTTGGAAAATTTGCTACTAGCAAGCGTAGGCTGCTTACGACAAGCGATCGCAATTTATCATCAAGGCAATTCTATTGACGAGCAATGGCAAGAAAATCACACCGCACCGATTTTTTCCCAGCTACAGCAACGGTTGGGAAATGTTTCATCTAGCAATAGTCCTGAATTGCTGTCGCCCGAAGATGGGCAAATGCAAGCTTTGGTTTTTGAAACCGAAGTGGAAGAGTATCTCCAACGGTTAGAAAGTATTTTAGCAGATCCACAACATCCTGGATTATTAGAAGAAACCACTGCGATCGCTCAGGATTTTGCCAGTTTAGGGCAAATGTTTCAAATTCCGGCGTTTCAAAGCTTGTGTGAATCAATTAGTCAAAATTTAACAGCATTTCCAGAACGGGTTGTAGAAATTGCTAGTTTAGCCTTACAAGAATGGCGGCGATCGCAAACAGCAATATTGTTGAACCAAGGAACCATACCGTCAACAATTCCTATAAATATTAATGACAATTCATTAACAACAGCACAAGCCGAAATTGAAGTTCTGTTCGATCTGCTTTCACCAGAATTAACTGAGGAAAACTATCAACCAGAACTTAACCCAACGTTAGCATCAATTGATCCGCAACAACCTGCTCAAGACACAGAAAAAAAATCTCTTCATCTCGTTGCAAACTCAAGCTTAGATGCAATTGAACAAGATAAGACAGTTCGTGTTTCTGTTGATCTTCTCGAACAGCTTAATGACTTATTTGGAGAACTCACAATTGAGCGGAATGGCATCAATTTATATATAGAGCGTTTAAGAAACTTAGTTAAAATTTTAGATGGTCGAGTTCATAGTATCAAAAACTTTGATACTCGCTTGTTTACAGTCTATGAAAATAACTACTTGCGTAGCAACGCTGCTAACACATTTAATAGCGCCATAGAAGAAGATAGCTTCGCTAATCAATTTACCGATGGCAGCCACGAACTGCGGGCTTTCACTGATGAGGTGATGGAAAGTATTTTCCGTATTCAAGAAGTTGCTAATGACATTAGTATTAGTATTGAAGATACTACACAAGCTGTCAGTGAACTAAACCGCACAGCAAAACAGATGCAAACTGGCTTGACACAAGTACGGATGCGTCCGTTATCAGATTTACTCAATCGCTTTCCCAGGTTTTTACGCGAGCTTTCATTACAGTACAACAAAAAAGTTGAGTTGAAGATTCAAGGCGGTGAAACTTTAATTGAACGTAATATTTTAGAAGCATTAAACGACCCTTTGATGCATCTTTTACGTAATGCTTTTGACCATGGAATTGAAGATTTGCATACACGGCGATCGCACGGTAAACCAGAACAAGGGACAATTGAAATTAAAGCCACTACCCGCGGAAATCAAACATTCATTAGCATCAGTGATGATGGTCAAGGTATTGACTTAACTAAAGTTCGTACTAAAGCACAGCAATTAGGTTTAAATTCAACAGCTCTTACCAATACTAGTGAACAAGAACTTTTAACACTCATTTTTGAACCAGGATTTAGCACTGCTAATCAGGTAACGAACTTATCTGGTAGAGGTGTAGGACTCGATGTCGTTCGTACTAACTTAAGAAAAATTCGCGGTGATATTAAAGTTGATACGCAGTTAGGTATTGGTACAACTTTTCATCTCAATGTACCTATCTCTCTGTCTATTGCTAAAGTTATTTTGGTAGAAAGTAACAATATGCTCATGGCATTTCCTACAGATACAATTGAGGAAATGCTGCTACTTAATTCTGAACATGTTACTACAATTGCCGGTCAGGAAATATTTAGTTGGGAAGGAGACACGATACCCTTACTTCGCTTGGGACAATGGCTAGTATTTCGTGGTTCTGCATACAAAAAGTCAGATACAGCAACAGCGGCTATGGGTGTTCCAACAGTACTAAAAGTTGTCCAAGGTCATGAGCTAGTAGCTATTCAAGTAGATCGTTGCTGGGGCGAACAAGAAGTTGCTATTCGCCAAGTAGAAGGTGCGATCGCCATGCCTCCTGGATTTTCCAGCTGTACCATTTTGGGTGATGGTCGAGTTGTTCCGTTAGTCAATCCGTCAGCTTTAATACAGTGGATTGCCAGTTGTCAGCAATCAGCATTAGAACAACCTGAAAAAGCCAATACTCAATTTCCAAGTCATAAAGATACAGTATTAGTAGTAGACGACTCAATTAACGTCCGTCGTTTTTTGAGTTTAGCTTTAGAAAAAGCTGGATATCGTATTGAAGAAGCGATTGATGGTCAAGATGCGATTGAAAAACTTTCTAGTGGATTGCAAGTAAAAGTTGTTATTTCTGATGTCGATATGCCTCGTCTTGATGGTTACAGTTTATTAGCACAGGTCAAATCAATTGCTCATCTCAAACAAATACCCTTTATCATGCTAACTTCTCGTCAGGGACAACGAGAGCGTCAACTCGCGACAAACTTAGGCGCAGCAGCTTATTTTTCTAAGCCTTTTAATGAGCAAGAATTACTTCAAACTTTACAGCATATTTTAACTTGAAAATGTAAATAAATACTGGTGTTGAAGAGTGTTTTTAAATACAGAAATCCGAGTATTTTTTGCAGCCTTAACTTCTATTTTAATAAGAATAGATTTCATCAGGGAGATGACAACAATACTAAACAGCAGATTCCTTACGTTGGCGTCGCATCAGCAGGCAGCCTATTTTATCACTTGGTCAACCGTCAAGTCTAATTGCGAAAACACCCCTGACTGAATCGTTTCATTTCCTGTGAAGATGACTTCCTCATACAGTCCATCAACAAGAGTTAATACCATGACTTGAGCCTGTTCTGGATCGACAATCCAATATTCTGCAATTCCTCTAGCTGCATACTCAGACCGCTTGTAGCGATAATCTCTATCTCTGTTGATTTTTCCAGGGGAAACCACTTCAACCACCAACAGTGGCGGTGGCATATCTAGTGAGATCGTAGAGCGCGTCGTCTGCTGCATTGCATCAACAAGCTCATCGATGAGAACCGTCAAATCAGGAATACGAGTAGTCGCACGCACTCCACTAATCACAATCTCAGCTTTATTACTGAGTTTAGTAATTGGCACAAATTTAAGAAATTGAACCAGCAGAAAAAGTGCGATCTGCACATTTAAGGGACTTTCCGGCGGCATCTCAACTAGCTCTCCAGCCACTAATTCGTATTGAGTATCCCCGCCATTGTCGTAGTTCAAATATTCCTCAAGAGTCAAGCGTTGGGTTGTGACAGACATAGCGATCGCCTAGCTTCGAGCAATATCTCAAATTTAACTTCAGTGTAACCCGAAATCCACTTTTAGATAATGATTCCGCTGTTGGTGTCGAAACAACATCATATCAGAGGCAAAACTCGTCAAATTAAAGAAATTTAACTGGTACCGCATCAAGAATTATTGCCCTAATTGCCTGCGATGCAAATTTAAGTGATACAATCATCAACCAAGCTAGGGGTGTCTGGATGTCCAGGCTGAGATCAAACCCTGAGAACCTGAGACCGGCTCATACCGGCGGAGGGAAGCTGTTACTAGAGGAACTAAGAATAATGCGTACAGAATGGATCGCGAAGCGTCGCGGGCAAGCTAACGTGTCACAGATGCACTACGCCCGCCAGGGCATAATCACTGAAGAAATGCACTATGTTGCTCAAAGAGAAAACCTACCAGCATCACTAATCCGCGAAGAAGTTGCACGGGGACGGATGATTATCCCCGCCAATATTAACCACACCAACCTAGAGCCAATGTGCATCGGCATTGCCTCGAAGTGTAAGGTCAATGCCAATATTGGTGCGAGTCCCAATTCTTCCAACCTAGATGAAGAAGTTGCCAAGCTCAACCTTGCAGTCAAGTACGGTGCCGATACCGTCATGGACTTATCTACTGGTGGGGGAAACTTAGACGCAATTCGCAGCGCCATCATTCAAGCCTCACCCGTACCGATTGGTACAGTGCCAGTTTACCAAGCACTAGAATCCGTTCATGGCACAATTGAAAAGCTCACTCCTGATGACTTTCTTCATGTCATTGAAAAACACGCCCAGCAAGGAGTAGATTACCAAACAATCCACGCCGGAATACTCATTGAGCATTTGCCTTTAGTGCGCGATCGCCTGACAGGAATTGTCTCACGCGGCGGTGGCATTCTCGCACGGTGGATGCTTTATCATCACAAGCAAAATCCGCTTTACACGCACTTCCAAGACATTATTGAGATTTTCAAAAAATACGACGTTTCTTTCAGCTTGGGTGATTCACTTCGTCCTGGATGTACGCACGATGCTTCTGATGCTGCGCAACTCGCCGAACTCAAAACCTTAGGGCAATTAACGCGCAAAGCATGGGAACACGATGTTCAAGTTATGGTCGAAGGTCCAGGTCACGTACCAATGGATCAAATCGAGTTTAATGTCAAAAAACAAATGGAAGAGTGTTCCGAAGCACCCTTCTACGTGCTAGGACCATTAGTGACAGATATTGCTCCTGGTTACGACCATATCACCTCGGCGATCGGTGCCGCAATGGCAGGATGGTATGGTACTGCAATGTTATGCTACGTGACGCCTAAGGAGCATCTAGGATTGCCTAACGCTGAAGATGTTCGTAATGGGTTAATTGCCTATAAAATCGCTGCTCATGCCGCTGATATTGCCCGTCACCGCCCTGGTGCTAGAGATCGCGATGATGAACTGTCTCGCGCTCGTTATAATTTCGACTGGAACCGTCAGTTTGAGTTATCGCTCGATCCTGAACGTGCTAGAGAATACCACGACGAAACTTTACCCGCAGATATTTATAAAACTGCAGAATTCTGTTCGATGTGTGGTCCTAAGTTCTGTCCAATGCAAACAAAAGTTGATGCAGATGCCTTGACAGAATTAGAAAAGTTCTTAGCGAAAGAAACCGTAGCTAGGGGCGCTTAAGCTGAAGACTGGGGGCTAGGAATTGTGACTAGTTCCCAGTTGGCGGAAATGTTCTTGCAGGTCTTCAATTGTAAACACCGATTGAAATTGTAATCCTGCAGATGCGTATAATTCTGCTCCTCCCTGCAAGCGATCAACCAAGGAAATCACAGAATTGACACTGTAGCCAGCCGCTTTGAGCCGTTCTGCCGCTTTTAATGCCGATCCTCCTGTTGTCACTACATCTTCCAACACTACGACATTCGCATTTTCTGGCAAAGTGGGACCTTCAATATATGCCCTTGTGCCATGTCCTTTTGCTTCTTTGCGGACAATCAACGCGGGTATGGGGCGATTTTCATAAGCAGAAACAACACTGACTGCTGTCACAATCGGATCGGCACCCAAAGTTAAACCTGCTACAGCCTGAGTATCAGTTGGTAATAAAGAAAGAATAATCCGCCCAATTGCTAATGCTCCTTGGGGATGTAGCGTGACTTCCTTACCATTGATGTAGTATGAACTATGCTGCCCAGAAGAAAGTACAAAATCTCCTTCGCGATAAGCTAACCGACAAAACAAATCTAATAGTTGCTGGCGAAGAATAGTCAAATTAGTAGTAGCCCAATTATCGGATACTGGCTGCGAGGCGGTTTGATCAATCATCAGTGTGTCAACGGTGGTGGCTAAGCAAAAGTTAAGCTAAAAAGAGTTTAAATTCCAGCATAAATGAAGACTGCGTTAGAAAGTGAGGTTGGATGATGCGTTTCTCGTACAAATACTTGTTGAGTAGTTTAATAATTCTTGCTGTTCCTACTGCGGCGATCGCCCAAACACCGTCGCCAGTAAAACCAACAAGAGACGAAACACTACCAGAGGCATATTACCGCGCTTTTTTTACGAATTCACCTGACTTTTATCGCGATCGCTCTTTACTGCGGCAACTTAACACGTTTTTTGGAATTGGTTCTTTGACGCGCAACAGTTTTCCCGAAAACGAATATGTGCGTGATGCTCAGCTGATTAACATTTTGTACCAAGATACACTTCAACAACAGGCAGGTAACACAACTATTCGCACTCCTGATTTACAAAATCCTTACGATTCGTCACTTTTTTCGCAGCCACCCGCAGATGTCACTACCCAAGATGAAAATGACACGCCGCCTGATACAGAAGAGATGAACCAAAACGAGATTGACATTCCACCCGCTGCGGAACCAACTGAAGACAGCCCTATAGAAAATGATTTTGAAGGAGAAACAGATCCTGAGATTGTCCCCTTCGAGTAGAAGTTTTTAGAAATATTACAATCGGCAGTGCAGGAGTTGAACCTGCCTAAGGCGAATTATGAGTTCGCTGCCTCAACCGCTCGGCCAACTGCCGTAATTCTTTGAACAATCAACTACTCAATTACCTCATTGTAGCTGACATATTAGCATATCATCTTTATACTATTATTGCCTATGCAGTTTAATCATTACTCAATGCTATGGTTCTAACAATAAGATAATTAAATAGACACAGCAAACAATGTGTTGAGCAGTAACTTGTATATTAAATAACCAATGAAGATAAATTCTACTGTAGCGCTCAGTTTACTCTTATTAGTCCTCATGGCAGTAGCAGGTTACGTCAGTTCAGTATGGGGATTTACTATCGGTAGCCAAGCACTAGAAAGTGTGACACAGCCAGACACTCGTCCCCCAAATAAAGCGAAAACTCCTTCTGGAGGTTCGCAACAACGGGCAGTGGTGATGTTAAAAGAGCAAGATATTCTCACCAACGTTCGGGCAAGAATAGAAGGAAAAGGCAAAAATGCCAAGCCTGAAAAGCCACAATCACAAAAAAACGATACTCAGTCTAGTGCCAAACCAAAAGCACAGCTAGTAGTAGCCGCAAGCCAACCAGGATTTCCTTTAGTCAATCGCGATCGCGGTGTGATGCTAGAAGTAATCTCGGCACAATATTCTGGGGGAACTTTACAGTTAAGATTGAACCTCAAAAATGAAAGCGATCGCACTGTGCGCTTTTTGTATAGTTTTATGGATGTCACAGATAATCACGGACGCGCTTTAATTGCAAACGCTGAAGGTTTACCGGAGAAGTTACCGCCAGATGGTAAACCAATTTCTGGTATTCTCAGTATTCCATCAACTGCTCTAGATGATGTTGAAAAACTGTCTTTACGATTGACAGATTATCCTGAGCAAAAACTCAAACTGCAAGTGTCTGAAATTCCTGTCAAAATTTAAGTAGGGTATGTAGTATCTTAATTCGAGCAAGGTAGACCACGATGCCATCAGGCACAATCTGGAATCAAACTGATGTCTCACTTGCCGATAGTTGCCTGTATTGTTCCGCTGTTGGCTGTATCACCGTTGTTTATCTCAGACATTTGGTTACGTCTACTATCGGTGTTATTGCTCATTGCAATTAATGCCTTTTTTGTGACAGCCGAGTTTTCTATGGTGTCTGTACGGCGATCGCGCATTCACCAATTAGTAGAAGCCGGAGATGCTCCTGCTATTACGCTCCAAGCCCTACAACATAGTATTGAGCGCTTACTATCTACTACTCAATTAGGAATTACTTTATCGAGTTTGGCGCTTGGCTGGATTGGAGAGAGTACTATGGCTGTACTCGTTGCTACTGGACTTGCACAGTTACCCTTGTCCGATGCTATGCGAATCAGAGTGGCGCACTCACTATCCATTCCCTCAGCTTTTTTTCTGGTAGCATATCTCCAAATTGTTCTCGGAGAACTGTGTCCCAAGTCAGTCGCGTTACTTTACTCCGAACGCTTGGCAAGGTTTTTGGCGTTACCTGTCAAAGCGATCGCGCGTTTTTTCACTCCCTTTATTTGGATTTTGAATCAATCTACGCGCTTGCTGCTGCGACTTGTCGGAATTCAATATACAGGTCAGGCTTGGCTTTCTCCGGTAACTTCTGAAGAGTTACAGTTAATCATCGCAACCGAAAGAGAATCAACAGGCTTAGAAGCCGAAGAACGCGAACTACTCAATAATATTTTTGAATTTGGCGATGTTACCGCAGAAGAAATCATGGTACCACGCACTGGAATTGTTGCTTTATCAGAAGATGCAACGTTTCAAACCTTACTAAAAGAAATGGCAACAACTGGACATTCGCGATATCCAATTATTGGTAAGTCTTTGGATGAGGTGCGGGGGATTGTTCACTTTAAAGAACTTGCAAAGCCTTTAGTTTTAGGCAAGTTATCGTTAGACACAAAAATTATTCCTTGGATTCACCCAGCAAGGTTTGTTCCTGAATACATGCCTTTAAGTGAATTGTTACCACTTATGCAGCGATCGCATTTACCAATAGTAATTGTTGTTAATGAATTTGGCGGTACTGTTGGCTTGATTACAATTCAAGATCTAGTTGCTCAAATCATTGGCCATACAGGCGTTGCAAGTACAGATGAGTTACTCGTGCAAAACTTGGATGAGCAAACCTTTCTCGTGCAAGCACAGATGAATTTGGAAGAACTTAATGAGTTACTCAAACTAGATCTACCGCTACGCAATGACTACCAAACATTAGGAGGGTTTGTCCTCTACCAACTTCAAAAAGTCCCTGCGATCGGGGAAACTCTACACTACCAAAACTTAGAATTCACAGTAACATCAGCCCAAGGACCGCGCTTACAACACATCCGCATTCGTCGTCCTCAACCAACATTCACCAGTGAATACCAAGAGTAAATGACTTGTATTTCTTGACTTTCTTAAATCCTGGTGGTTTGATCCTTTATGATGATGCTTAAAGAATAGTTGATAGGCTTTCGAGTGGGCGCTGACAAATATCTTGTACAGCCTGAAACCCTACCAATTGCCAACAGGAATGACGTTTTCGCAGCTTGGCAATATGAGCCTGAAGTTTTGAGCTCAAGTGTTTGCCCCACATTCGATAGTACCTTTTGTGGAGTGCAATACAATAGTTGCAGATCACTCCAGCAGCATTAATTGTCTGCTTGAGAAACCTATTTCGCTTGTGTTGATATAACTTAAACCTTAGTGTTCCTATGCTATAAATTATACAACAAATAGCTTGTTTTGTGAATAAAAAGTCGCTCTCTTATGGGCGAGGCTTTAAACCCATTATTTTTGGTAACAGTATAAGTTAGATAGCGTTTTTCTCCCTAGACCTAATACTAAAAGGGGTGTATTTCAACACCCTTTTTCCTACTGCAAATTAAACTTGAATCCCGACAGGGCAAGCAACATTAGTGCCACCTAAACCGCAATAGCCATTAGGGTTCTTTGCTAAATACTGCTGATGATAGCCTTCAGCGTAGTAAAATTCAGGGGCATCTAGAATTTCTGTCGTAATTGTTTTATAGCCTGCCGCGCTCAGCGCTTGCTGATAAGCTGCTTTGGATGCTTCAGCTAGTTTTTTCTGAGTTTCAGAGTATACGTAAATCCCAGAACGGTATTGTGTACCCACATCATTGCCTTGACGCATTCCTTGTGTAGGATTGTGACTTTCCCAAAAGGTTTTCAAGAGTTGCTCGTAGCTGATTACTTTGGGGTCAAATACAACAAGCACGACTTCGTTGTGTCCTGTCATCCCTGTGCAAACTTCTTGATAAGTAGGGTTTGGTGTAATACCTGCCGCGTAGCCTACAGCTGTAACAAAAACTCCCTCCTGCTGCCAAAATTTGCGTTCTGCTCCCCAGAAGCAACCCAAGCCAAACATGGCGATTTCCATGCCATCGGGGTATGGCGGCTGTAAAGGATTGCCGTTAACAAAGTGACGTTCAGGAACCGACATCTTTGTCGCGCGTCCTGGCAACGCTTCTTCTGATTTGGGTAACGTTGACTTTTTACCAAGTCCAAACAGCATAGTAATTTGTGAAAAAACTCTTTATATTCCTTAATATAACGCGATCGCCTATCTCAGCGCTTGCCACTACGTAGATTACCCCTTACTCCCCACCCCTTTTTGATAAGTTTGCGCACGGTAGGGAATTGGATCTTCCCATCCCAATTCTGCGAAAGCTGCTAAGCGTAAGCGGCAAGCATCACAAACACCACAGGCGAGACCACCTCCAGCGTAGCAAGACCAAGTTTTTTCCCAAGGTACACCTAGCTGATTGCCTAATTGAATAATTTCTGTTTTTTTCAAGTTAATTAAAGGCGTTTCAATAGTAATTGGCTGTCCTTCACGTCCTTGCTTAGTACCAAGGCGAAAAGCCTCCTGCATTGCCTGAATATAATCAGGACGACAATCAGGATATCCTGAGTAATCAAGGGCATTAACACCGATGTAAACGCGCTGTGCAGCGATCGTTTCTGCATAGGCTAAGGCAAAGCTCAAAAAAATTGAATTTCGAGCAGGAACATACGTCACAGGAATATCTTGAGACATCTCTGACACAGAGCGATTGCTTGGTAATCCAATACTGGTATCAGTTAATGCTGAACCACCCCAAGAACGTAAGTCAAAAGTGACCAACTTATGAGCCAGCACTTGAGTCGATTGTGCGATGGCGATCGCGGCTTTTAGTTCGCGTTGATGTCGCTGTTGATAATCAAATGAGAGCGCATGGCACTTGTAACCATCTGCTACTGCTTGATACAGTACAGTAGAAGAATCC
This genomic interval carries:
- the queC gene encoding 7-cyano-7-deazaguanine synthase QueC, with protein sequence MKAVILLSGGLDSSTVLYQAVADGYKCHALSFDYQQRHQRELKAAIAIAQSTQVLAHKLVTFDLRSWGGSALTDTSIGLPSNRSVSEMSQDIPVTYVPARNSIFLSFALAYAETIAAQRVYIGVNALDYSGYPDCRPDYIQAMQEAFRLGTKQGREGQPITIETPLINLKKTEIIQLGNQLGVPWEKTWSCYAGGGLACGVCDACRLRLAAFAELGWEDPIPYRAQTYQKGVGSKG
- a CDS encoding hybrid sensor histidine kinase/response regulator, translating into MVKDKELEIRLSFLEEAQDYLNTIETGIMVATAQQDRQQMDAVLRAAHSIKGGAAMMGFPILSDLAHRLEDFFKVLKTQQLLVDAELENLLLASVGCLRQAIAIYHQGNSIDEQWQENHTAPIFSQLQQRLGNVSSSNSPELLSPEDGQMQALVFETEVEEYLQRLESILADPQHPGLLEETTAIAQDFASLGQMFQIPAFQSLCESISQNLTAFPERVVEIASLALQEWRRSQTAILLNQGTIPSTIPININDNSLTTAQAEIEVLFDLLSPELTEENYQPELNPTLASIDPQQPAQDTEKKSLHLVANSSLDAIEQDKTVRVSVDLLEQLNDLFGELTIERNGINLYIERLRNLVKILDGRVHSIKNFDTRLFTVYENNYLRSNAANTFNSAIEEDSFANQFTDGSHELRAFTDEVMESIFRIQEVANDISISIEDTTQAVSELNRTAKQMQTGLTQVRMRPLSDLLNRFPRFLRELSLQYNKKVELKIQGGETLIERNILEALNDPLMHLLRNAFDHGIEDLHTRRSHGKPEQGTIEIKATTRGNQTFISISDDGQGIDLTKVRTKAQQLGLNSTALTNTSEQELLTLIFEPGFSTANQVTNLSGRGVGLDVVRTNLRKIRGDIKVDTQLGIGTTFHLNVPISLSIAKVILVESNNMLMAFPTDTIEEMLLLNSEHVTTIAGQEIFSWEGDTIPLLRLGQWLVFRGSAYKKSDTATAAMGVPTVLKVVQGHELVAIQVDRCWGEQEVAIRQVEGAIAMPPGFSSCTILGDGRVVPLVNPSALIQWIASCQQSALEQPEKANTQFPSHKDTVLVVDDSINVRRFLSLALEKAGYRIEEAIDGQDAIEKLSSGLQVKVVISDVDMPRLDGYSLLAQVKSIAHLKQIPFIMLTSRQGQRERQLATNLGAAAYFSKPFNEQELLQTLQHILT
- the pyrE gene encoding orotate phosphoribosyltransferase, which produces MIDQTASQPVSDNWATTNLTILRQQLLDLFCRLAYREGDFVLSSGQHSSYYINGKEVTLHPQGALAIGRIILSLLPTDTQAVAGLTLGADPIVTAVSVVSAYENRPIPALIVRKEAKGHGTRAYIEGPTLPENANVVVLEDVVTTGGSALKAAERLKAAGYSVNSVISLVDRLQGGAELYASAGLQFQSVFTIEDLQEHFRQLGTSHNS
- a CDS encoding hemolysin family protein translates to MSHLPIVACIVPLLAVSPLFISDIWLRLLSVLLLIAINAFFVTAEFSMVSVRRSRIHQLVEAGDAPAITLQALQHSIERLLSTTQLGITLSSLALGWIGESTMAVLVATGLAQLPLSDAMRIRVAHSLSIPSAFFLVAYLQIVLGELCPKSVALLYSERLARFLALPVKAIARFFTPFIWILNQSTRLLLRLVGIQYTGQAWLSPVTSEELQLIIATERESTGLEAEERELLNNIFEFGDVTAEEIMVPRTGIVALSEDATFQTLLKEMATTGHSRYPIIGKSLDEVRGIVHFKELAKPLVLGKLSLDTKIIPWIHPARFVPEYMPLSELLPLMQRSHLPIVIVVNEFGGTVGLITIQDLVAQIIGHTGVASTDELLVQNLDEQTFLVQAQMNLEELNELLKLDLPLRNDYQTLGGFVLYQLQKVPAIGETLHYQNLEFTVTSAQGPRLQHIRIRRPQPTFTSEYQE
- the msrA gene encoding peptide-methionine (S)-S-oxide reductase MsrA, with amino-acid sequence MLFGLGKKSTLPKSEEALPGRATKMSVPERHFVNGNPLQPPYPDGMEIAMFGLGCFWGAERKFWQQEGVFVTAVGYAAGITPNPTYQEVCTGMTGHNEVVLVVFDPKVISYEQLLKTFWESHNPTQGMRQGNDVGTQYRSGIYVYSETQKKLAEASKAAYQQALSAAGYKTITTEILDAPEFYYAEGYHQQYLAKNPNGYCGLGGTNVACPVGIQV
- the thiC gene encoding phosphomethylpyrimidine synthase, with amino-acid sequence MRTEWIAKRRGQANVSQMHYARQGIITEEMHYVAQRENLPASLIREEVARGRMIIPANINHTNLEPMCIGIASKCKVNANIGASPNSSNLDEEVAKLNLAVKYGADTVMDLSTGGGNLDAIRSAIIQASPVPIGTVPVYQALESVHGTIEKLTPDDFLHVIEKHAQQGVDYQTIHAGILIEHLPLVRDRLTGIVSRGGGILARWMLYHHKQNPLYTHFQDIIEIFKKYDVSFSLGDSLRPGCTHDASDAAQLAELKTLGQLTRKAWEHDVQVMVEGPGHVPMDQIEFNVKKQMEECSEAPFYVLGPLVTDIAPGYDHITSAIGAAMAGWYGTAMLCYVTPKEHLGLPNAEDVRNGLIAYKIAAHAADIARHRPGARDRDDELSRARYNFDWNRQFELSLDPERAREYHDETLPADIYKTAEFCSMCGPKFCPMQTKVDADALTELEKFLAKETVARGA
- a CDS encoding Uma2 family endonuclease codes for the protein MSVTTQRLTLEEYLNYDNGGDTQYELVAGELVEMPPESPLNVQIALFLLVQFLKFVPITKLSNKAEIVISGVRATTRIPDLTVLIDELVDAMQQTTRSTISLDMPPPLLVVEVVSPGKINRDRDYRYKRSEYAARGIAEYWIVDPEQAQVMVLTLVDGLYEEVIFTGNETIQSGVFSQLDLTVDQVIK